One genomic window of Camelina sativa cultivar DH55 chromosome 5, Cs, whole genome shotgun sequence includes the following:
- the LOC104789524 gene encoding uncharacterized protein LOC104789524: MSAEATYLEAMLTKRLGAVEAMIGRLPGVAPPIRKSNLHSYADTPFSDEIALTEMPRKFTLPTMKMYDGTADPDDHIAQYKQRMFTTAIQKECREATMCKGFGSSLTGAALQWFINLPNGSINSFASLTDLFVEQFASSRNLEKTADDLYEVRQKRDESLRAYVGRFNKEKVSIPSCNTSTAISAFKRGLLPDGDLYKELTKYQCRTMEDVLSRAWAQIKWEEDSAYRQRRSPRSDSRVVRNERSSRDDKPYQRPKDENTKSGRKNTHRPLSGADDVKPRSSTWPDISNLSISHAHLVGVLKEMGENVRWPPKMKAPDNKRNTSRWCEFHNDHGHMTEDCISLRMEVNELLKKGYLREYLSDKTRNRMEGENNKQKAITDGPASPPKHDRVINVISGGSEISGITHSAAKRNTRAVRNSQNKGHATQGDTPSYSITFTTDKSSVPTLHHDALVVQMTVANSLMKRILIDNGSSTNILYMQAYKELGLDEGGLTRKSIPLVGFSGEVKQSIGEVTLPVYAEGVNKHTKFLVVDCASAYNAIMGRPWIHDMAAIPSTLHQTIKFPTPWGVKEILGEQESSRSCYQTTLKGKGQQL, translated from the coding sequence ATGTCAGCCGAAGCCACCTACTTGGAAGCTATGCTTACAAAGCGTTTGGGTGCAGTAGAAGCCATGATCGGACGACTGCCAGGAGTGGCTCCACCAATTCGAAAAAGCAACTTGCACTCGTATGCTGATACACCTTTTTCTGATGAAATTGCACTCACGGAGATGCCGAGAAAATTCACGTTACCAACAATGAAGATGTATGATGGAACAGCCGACCCCGATGACCATATAGCACAATACAAGCAACGAATGTTCACGACGGCCATCCAAAAAGAGTGCAGGGAAGCTACTATGTGCAAGGGTTTTGGCTCAAGCCTAACGGGCGCAGCACTTCAGTGGTTTATCAACCTGCCAAACGGCTCGATCAACTCGTTTGCATCATTGACAGATCTCTTCGTTGAGCAATTCGCAAGCAGCAGGAACCTGGAGAAGACAGCGGATGACCTTTACGAGGTACGACAAAAGAGAGACGAGTCGTTGCGTGCCTATGTGGGACGCTTCAACAAGGAAAAAGTATCGATACCCAGTTGCAACACGTCAACCGCCATCTCCGCATTTAAAAGAGGCTTGCTTCCAGACGGTGACTTGTACAAGGAGCTTACGAAGTATCAGTGCAGAACGATGGAAGACGTGCTTTCACGCGCATGGGCGCAGATAAAGTGGGAGGAAGACTCGGCTTATCGCCAGCGACGTTCACCACGATCTGATTCACGTGTGGTGAGAAACGAGAGGTCGAGTAGAGACGACAAACCTTACCAAAGACCTAAGGACGAGAACACAAAGAGTGGAAGAAAGAACACGCATCGACCATTGAGTGGAGCAGACGACGTCAAACCTAGATCATCAACATGGCCAGATATCAGTAACCTTTCAATCTCGCACGCACATTTAGTCGGTGTACTGAAGGAGATGGGTGAAAACGTGAGATGGCCTCCAAAGATGAAGGCACCTGACAACAAGCGTAACACCTCAAGGTGGTGTGAGTTCCACAATGATCACGGCCACATGACAGAAGATTGCATCTCATTGAGGATGGAAGTGAATGAGCTGTTGAAAAAAGGATATTTGAGAGAATACTTATCTGACAAAACCCGCAACCGCATGGAAGGCGAAAACAATAAGCAAAAAGCAATTACCGATGGTCCGGCTTCACCCCCAAAACATGATCGAGTCATTAACGTTATCTCTGGAGGATCAGAGATAAGTGGAATAACTCACTCAGCTGCAAAAAGAAATACCAGAGCTGTCAGGAACTCTCAAAATAAAGGACACGCTACACAAGGCGACACACCGTCATACAGCATAACTTTTACGACTGATAAAAGCAGCGTACCAACTCTGCATCACGATGCGTTAGTCGTACAAATGACAGTGGCTAACTCTTTGATGAAGAGAATATTAATCGACAATGGAAGCtcaacaaacatcctttatatgCAAGCATACAAAGAGTTGGGTCTTGATGAAGGAGGATTGACACGAAAATCTATCCCTTTAGTAGGGTTCAGCGGTGAGGTCAAACAGAGTATTGGTGAAGTGACACTTCCGGTATATGCTGAGGGAgttaacaaacacacaaaatttttGGTAGTGGATTGTGCTTCGGCGTACAATGCTATCATGGGACGCCCTTGGATTCACGACATGGCTGCTATTCCATCAACTCTACACCAGACTATCAAGTTTCCCACCCCATGGGGAGTGAAAGAGATATTAGGCGAACAAGAAAGCTCACGTTCATGCTACCAAACTACCTTGAAGGGAAAGGGTCAACAATTATAG
- the LOC104789525 gene encoding uncharacterized protein LOC104789525 — protein sequence MLTKRLGAVEAMIGRLPGVAPPIRKSNLHSYADTPFSDEIALTEMPRKFTLPTMKMYDGTADPDDHIAQYKQRMFTTAIQKECREATMCKGFGSSLTGAALQWFINLPNGSINSFASLTDLFVEQFASSRNLEKTADDLYEVRQKRDESLRAYVGRFNKEKVSIPSCNTSTAISAFKRGLLPDGDLYKELTKYQCRTMEDVLSRAWAQIRWEEDSAYHQRRSPRSDSRVEMGETVRWPPKMKAPDNKRNTSRWCEFYDDNGHMTEDCISLRMEVNELLKKGYLREYLSDKTRNRLEGENNKQKAITDGPSSPPKHDRVINVISGGSEISGITHSAAKRNTRAVRNPQNKGQATQGDTPSYTITFTTDESSVPTLHHDALVIQLTVANCLMKRILIDNGSSTNILYMQAYKELGLDEGGLTRKSIPLVGFSGEVKQSIGEVTLPVYAEGVNKHTKFLVVDCASAYNAIMGRPWIHDMAAIPSTLHQTIKFPTPWGVKEILGEQESSRSCYQTTLKGKGQQL from the exons ATGCTTACAAAGCGTTTGGGCGCAGTAGAAGCCATGATCGGACGACTGCCAGGAGTGGCTCCACCAATTCGAAAAAGCAACTTGCACTCGTATGCCGATACACCTTTTTCTGATGAAATTGCACTCACGGAGATGCCGAGAAAATTCACGTTACCAACAATGAAGATGTATGATGGAACAGCCGATCCGGATGACCACATAGCACAATACAAGCAGCGAATGTTCACGACGGCCATCCAAAAAGAGTGCAGGGAAGCTACTATGTGCAAGGGTTTTGGCTCAAGCCTAACGGGCGCAGCACTTCAGTGGTTTATCAACCTGCCAAATGGCTCGATCAACTCATTTGCATCGTTGACAGATCTCTTCGTTGAGCAATTTGCAAGCAGCAGGAACCTGGAGAAGACAGCGGATGACCTTTATGAGGTACGACAAAAGAGAGACGAGTCGTTGCGTGCCTATGTGGGACGCTTCAACAAGGAAAAAGTATCGATACCCAGTTGCAACACGTCAACCGCCATCTCCGCATTTAAAAGAGGCTTGCTTCCAGACGGTGACTTGTACAAGGAGCTTACGAAGTATCAGTGCAGAACGATGGAAGACGTGCTTTCACGCGCATGGGCGCAGATAAGGTGGGAGGAAGACTCGGCTTACCACCAGCGACGTTCACCACGATCTGATTCACGTGTG GAGATGGGTGAAACCGTGAGATGGCCTCCAAAGATGAAGGCACCTGACAACAAACGTAACACCTCAAGGTGGTGTGAATTCTACGATGATAACGGCCACATGACAGAAGATTGCATCTCATTGAGGATGGAAGTGAATGAGCTGTTGAAAAAAGGATACTTGAGAGAATACTTATCTGACAAAACCCGCAACCGCCTGGAAGGCGAAAACAATAAGCAAAAAGCAATTACAGATGGTCCATCTTCACCCCCAAAACATGATCGAGTCATTAACGTTATCTCTGGAGGATCAGAGATAAGTGGAATAACTCACTCAGCTGCGAAAAGAAATACCAGAGCTGTCAGGAACCCTCAGAACAAAGGGCAAGCTACACAAGGCGACACACCGTCATACACCATAACTTTTACGACTGATGAGAGCAGCGTACCAACTCTGCATCATGATGCATTAGTCATACAATTGACTGTGGCCAACTGTTTGATGAAGAGAATATTAATCGACAATGGAAGCtcaacaaacatcctttatatgCAAGCATACAAAGAGTTGGGTCTTGATGAAGGAGGATTGACACGAAAATCTATCCCTTTAGTAGGGTTCAGCGGTGAGGTCAAACAGAGTATTGGTGAAGTGACACTTCCGGTATATGCTGAGGGAgttaacaaacacacaaaatttttGGTAGTGGATTGTGCTTCGGCGTACAATGCTATCATGGGACGCCCTTGGATTCACGACATGGCTGCTATTCCATCAACTCTACACCAGACTATCAAGTTTCCCACCCCATGGGGAGTGAAAGAGATATTAGGCGAACAAGAAAGCTCACGTTCATGCTACCAAACTACCTTGAAGGGAAAGGGTCAACAATTATAG